The sequence GCAATCCGCCCACATATAGATTAGTAACTTGACCGAATATGACTTTTTAGTGGAGGCGTTTTAGATGGGTAAAATTATTGGTATCGACTTGGGTACTACCAACTCTTGTGTAGCTATTATGGATGGTACAAAAGCGCGTGTGCTGGAGAACAGCGAAGGCGACCGTACTACACCTTCTATCATCGCTTATACCCAAGATGGTGAAATTCTGGTTGGTCAACCTGCTAAACGTCAGGCTATCACTAACCCACAAAATACACTGTTTGCTATCAAACGTTTGATTGGCCGTCGTTTCCAGGATGAAGAAGCACAGCGCGATAAAGATATCATGCCGTACAAAATCGTGGCAGCTGACAATGGTGATGCCTGGATTGAAGTTAAAGGCCAGAAAGTTGCACCACCGCAGATCTCTGCTGAAGTGCTGAAAAAAATGAAGAAAACAGCTGAAGATTTTCTGGGCGAACCAGTCACTGAAGCTGTTATCACTGTACCGGCGTACTTCAACGATGCTCAGCGTCAGGCAACGAAAGATGCGGGCCGTATCGCAGGTCTGGAAGTAAAACGTATCATCAACGAACCGACTGCTGCGGCTCTGGCCTACGGTCTGGACAAAGAGATGGGTAACCGCACTATCGCGGTTTATGACCTCGGTGGTGGTACTTTCGATATCTCTATTATCGAAATCGATGACGTTGATGGCGAAAAAACCTTCGAAGTTCTGGCAACCAACGGTGATACCCATTTGGGGGGTGAAGACTTCGATAGCCGCTTGATCAACTATTTGGTTGATGAATTCAAGAAAGACCAAGGTATGGATCTGCGTACTGATCCACTGGCAATGCAGCGCCTGAAAGAAGCCGCTGAAAAAGCAAAAATTGAGCTATCTTCAGCTCAACAGACCGACGTCAACCTGCCGTACATCACGGCTGATGGTAGCGGTCCAAAACATATGAACATCAAAGTGACCCGCGCTAAATTGGAGTCACTGGTAGAAGATCTGGTCAACCGTTCTATTGAACCACTGAAAGTGGCTCTGCAGGATGCTGGCTTGTCTGTTTCCGATATTCAGGATGTTATCCTGGTGGGTGGTCAGACTCGTATGCCAATGGTTCAGAAGAAAGTAGCTGATTTCTTCGGTAAAGAACCACGTAAAGACGTGAACCCAGATGAAGCTGTAGCGATTGGTGCGGCAGTGCAGGGTGGTGTTCTGTCTGGTGAAGTGAAAGACGTTCTGTTGTTGGACGTGACTCCACTGTCACTGGGTATTGAAACTATGGGTGGTGTCATGACACCGCTTATTACCAAAAACACCACCATCCCAACTAAGCACAGCCAGGTGTTCTCTACTGCAGAAGATAACCAGTCTGCGGTAACCATCCATGTGCTACAGGGTGAACGTAAACGTGCTCAGGATAACAAATCTCTGGGTCAGTTCAATCTGGATGGTATTCAGGCGGCACCGCGTGGTATGGCGCAAATCGAAGTGACCTTCGATATCGACGCCGATGGTATTTTACATGTGTCTGCGAAAGACAAAAATACCGGTCGCGAGCAGAAGATCACCATCAAGGCATCCTCTGGTCTGAATGAGGAAGAGATCCAGAAAATGGTACGGGATGCGGAAGCTAACGCCGAAGCTGACCGTAAGTTTGAAGAGCTGGTACAGACCCGCAACCAGGCTGACCATCTGATTCACGGTACACGTAAACAGTTGGAAGAAGCCGGTGATAAACTGCCAGCAGAAGACAAAACAACCATTGAAGATGCTTTGAAAGCGCTGGAAGCGGCTCTGAAAAGTGAAGACAAAGCTGAAATTGAAGCAAAAACTCAGGCTCTGGTGCAGGTTTCTGGCAAATTGCTGGAGATGGCTCAGCAGCAGCAAGCTGCCGCAGGCGGTGATGCTGGCGGCGATACCAGTGCCAAGAAAGAAGACGACGTTGTAGACGCCGAATTCGAAGAAGTGAAAGACAAAAAATAATCGCCCTTAAGCGGGCACAGCAGTGGTAGGCCTTACTGTTGCTGGAAACCAGCACGGGCGTCGAGGAAACTCTACGCCCGTGCACGCATGTTAAGGGTAGGAAAATAAGAGAATGGCGAAGAGAGATTATTACGAGGTTCTGGGTGTTCAAAAGAACGCCGATGAACGTGAAATCAAAAAGGCCTATAAACGCCTGGCAGTAAAGTATCATCCGGACCGTAATCAGGACGAGAACGATACCGGCGAAAACTTTAAGGAAGTTAAAGAAGCCTACGAAATTCTGACCGACCCACAAAAACGCGCAGCATATGATCAGTATGGTCATGCCGCTTTCGAACAAGGTGGCATGGGCGGCGGCGGTTTCGGTGGTGGTGGCGGTGCTGATTTTAGCGATATCTTTGGTGATGTTTTCGGCGATATATTTGGTGGTGGGCGGCGTCAGCGTGCATCCCGTGGTTCGGATCTGCGCTACAACATGGATCTGACACTGGAAGAAGCGGTACGCGGTGTAACTAAAGAGATCCGCATCCCAACGCTAAATGAGTGTGACGTTTGCCATGGTAGCGGTGCTAAACCGGGAAGCTCTCCGGTCACCTGTTCGACTTGCCGTGGTGCGGGTCAGGTGCATATGCGCCAAGGGTTCTTTACCGTACAGCAGGCATGTCCTACTTGTCATGGTAATGGCCAAATCATTAAAGATCCGTGCAACAAGTGTCATGGGCATGGTCGCGTTGAGAAATCAAAAACGCTGTCGGTCAAGATCCCGGCTGGTGTTGATACCGGTGACCGCATTCGCTTAACGGGCGAAGGTGAAGCGGGTGAGCACGGTGCACCAGCAGGCGATTTATATGTTCAGGTGCAGGTCAAAGCGCACCCAATCTTCGAGCGCGAAGGCAACAATCTGTATTGTGAAGTGCCAATTAACTTTGCAATGGCAGCCTTGGGTGGCGAGATTGAAGTTCCAACGCTAGATGGTCGCGTTAAGCTGAAAGTGCCTGCGGAAACCCAGACTGGCAAGCTGTTCCGTATGCGTGGCAAAGGTGTTAAATCCGTTCGTGGCGGGAGTCAAGGTGATTTGTTATGTCGCGTCGTGGTTGAAACACCAGTCCATCTGAGCGAAAAGCAGAAACAGCTACTGCGCGAACTGGAGGAGAGTTTTGTCGGCGCTGCGGGTGAGAAAAATAGCCCCCGCTCTAAAAGCTTCCTCGATGGCGTGAAAAAATTCTTTGATGATTTAACCCGTTAATAAGTAGCTTAGCCTGTGAGTTATGCAGCTTAAGCCACCAACAGCACAATGCCGATCAATTAAGGATAAGCCCAAAGCTCCTTAGTTGGTCGGCATTGCGCTTTATGGCTGATTTGATGCTGAAATCGATTCATTTAAGTTATTTGTCATGATGTGTTGCCGCATTATGGCACGCCCATCCATGCGTTTTGTGACACCCCGAACCATAGATTTTCTCTCTATCGCGAACATATATCAGCAGATACTTTGCGCTTTAGTCGCAAATTAATGTGATTGATATGGCAATCAGATCGGTAATTCCGAGTAATCTTTGCTATAAAAACGACTTTTTACGAGCTAATAATTAGCCTAGAATTTATAGATTATTTGCCAGCCACTGTGGCTGGTTTTTCTGTCCGATGTAGGGAGTATTCATTGTGACAAACATGATTCGTCAATTTTTGCGCCAAGAGGCTGCGGGCGGCCTGATTCTAATCTTTGCCGCCATCGTGGCCCTATTTATGGCTAATACCCAGCTTCAAGGGATTTATCAATCATTTCTTGATGTGCCGGTATCAGTAAAAATTGCGTCGCTGGATATCAGTAAGCCGCTATTGTTGTGGATTAACGATGGCTTAATGGCGGTATTCTTTCTTGTTGTTGGCTTGGAAGTTAAGCGCGAGCTGATGGAAGGTTCATTGGCCGGCCGTGATAAAGCGGTTTTTCCGGCGATTGCGGCCTTGGGCGGCATGTTGGCACCTGCCCTGATCTATTTACTGTTTAATGGGGCGGATGAAGTCACTCGCCAAGGCTGGGCAATTCCGGCCGCAACGGATATCGCCTTTGCCCTTGGTGTCATGGCGCTTTTGGGGAACCGCGTACCGACCAGTCTGAAAGTGTTTTTACTGGCACTGGCAATTATTGATGATCTGGGTGTCATCATTATTATTGCGCTGTTTTATACCCATGAGGTTTCGGTGCAAGCCTTGGGGATCGCCGCTGCGGCCATTGCGCTACTGGGCTACATGAACTGGCGTGGCGTCGGGAAAACTTCTGCCTATTTGCTGGTGGGGTTGGTGCTGTGGGTCTGCATTCTTAAGTCAGGCGTACATGCAACCTTAGCTGGAGTCATTGTTGGCTTTATGATCCCGCTACATACCAAAAATAAGCATTCACCTTCTGAATCGCTGGAACATGGTTTGCACCCGTGGGTGGCTTATTTGATTCTGCCACTATTTGCTTTTGCCAATGCAGGGGTTTCGCTACAGGGGGTCTCTCTCTCCGGGCTGACATCGTTACTGCCCTTAGGGATCGCGAGTGGTCTGTTTATTGGTAAGCCACTGGGGATTTTCATCTTTAGTTGGCTCGCGGTTAAGTTAGGGATTGCTAAACTGCCCGATGCGATAAACTTTAAGCAGATTTTCGCCGTTTCAGTGCTCTGTGGTATCGGCTTTACAATGTCGATATTTATTGCTTCACTGGCGTTTGAAGGCGCGGATCTTGCTCTGACCACCTATTCCAAACTGGGGATATTGCTAGGTTCGACCGCTGCAGCGATTGTGGGTTACAGCTTGTTGCGCCTGGTGCTTCCGGCGAATAAAAAAAGCAGCTAAAGAGTCCAATGTAATAGCTACCCAATGTATTGGTATTGCCGATGTCAGACAAAGGCATCGGCAGTTTTACTTGATGGAATTCCTGGCTCACAGTCTGTGAAGTCTAAAACAGGGAGTGTTTTATCGTGCATGGGGCCATACCTGGCTTCGCGATATGTTAAGGAGATAACAACATGCGAGTGTCACATATCAATTTCAATCATCTTTACTATTTTTGGCAGGTCTGCAAGGAGGGCTCCGTTGTGGGAGCGGCCGGCGCGTTATTCCTGACGCCACAAACCATTACCGGCCAAATTAAAGCCTTGGAAGAGCGGCTGGGCGGTAAACTGTTTAAGCGCCAGGGGCGAGGTTTAGTGCCGTCGGAGTTGGGGCAATTGGTCTTCCGCTATGCCGATAAAATGTTCATGCTCAGCCATGAAATGCTGGATATTGTTAACTATCGCAAAGAGTCCAATCTGCTCTTCGACGTGGGTGTTGCCGATGCTTTATCCAAGCGCTTGGTGAGCCAGGTGCTGGAAACGGCGGTAGTTGATAATGAAAAAATTCATCTGCGCTGTTTCGAATCAACCCATGAGATGCTGCTCGAGCAGTTAAGCCAGCATAAGCTGGATATGATTCTGTCAGATTGCCCGGTAGATTCTAGCCAGCAAGAGGGGCTGTTCTCGGTCAAACTTGGTGAATGCAGTGTAAGTTTTTATTGCCGTCAACCTATCCCAGATTTATCTTTCCCAGCCTGTTTGCAACAGAAACCGCTGTTGATCCCCGGGCGCCGTTCCATGCTTGGGCGCAAATTACTGAACTGGATTAACAGCAAAGGGCTACAAGTAGAAATTTTGGGGGAGTTTGATGATGCAGCGCTGATGAACGCTTTTGCTATCTATAACAATGCCATTTTTGTCGCACCCACAATTTACGCTGCTGATACTTATGCCAAAGATGATCAAATTGTTGAAATTGGCCGACTGGATAATGTGCAGGAAGAGTATTACGTCATTTTTGCTGAACGGATGATCCAACATCCAGCAGTACAGCGGGTATGTAATAAAGATTTTTCAGCCCTTTTTACCGGCTAATGAATGGTTTTGGTGATTGAGTGGCTAAAATATGCGCTATTTGGTGATGGCACTATTGTTCTGCTGGCGGTGAGGTAGTGAAACAGTGGGATGATAGCCAAACGATGGACATAAAAAAACCGGCCTAGGCCGGTCTTTTTACTAAGCAACCAACATAATGCATTACTGCATTGCGTTGATTTGCGCGACTAAGTTTGACTTATGACGTGCTGCTTTGTTTTTGTGGATCAGACCTTTACAGGACTGACGATCCACGATTGGTTGCATTTCATTAAATGCTTTTTGCGCTGCGTCTTTATCGCCAGCTGCAATTGCCGCATACACCTTCTTAATGAAGGTACGCACCATTGAGCGACGGCTAGCGTTATGCTTGCGGCGTTTCTCAGACTGTACGGCGCGTTTCTTAGCTGATTTGATATTAGCCAAGGTCCAACTCCCAAATATATTCTATTGAGGACAATTCAAAGGCCGAGGAATATGCCCTTTTAGCCTTCGTTTGTCAATGGATTTGTGCAAATAAGCGCCGTTTGTACGGGCGGCACTTGCTACGTTGTGATGGAGCGGGATTTTACCAGCTTCGCGCTGTGGAATACAGTCTTTCGAAAGAAAATTCCACAGTTCACTGCCTCGAAGGGATTCGACGGTGGTTCTTGTAAAAATCTCAGCCTGCTTCTGTATTCAACGGCGAGCGTATTCTACAGGATAAAGTCAGTAAAAGGGATTTTACCTGCATAATATTGGCAAAATGGTATGACTTTCGATTAAAGGTGCCAATCGCGGGTTAACCTTAACCGCTGTACAAGGTATAATCCGGCGATTTCCACTGTTTTGAGCCAGCTATGGAGCTAATTCGCGGTATACATAATATCCGGGCACGCCACCATGGTTGCGTGCTAACTATCGGTAACTTTGATGGTGTCCATCGCGGACATCAAGCCCTATTGGAGCAGTTAAAGCGCGAAGGTCAGCGTTTAGGGCTGCCCGTTATGGTCATGATATTTGAACCGCAACCACTGGAATTGTTTGCAGCGGACAAAGCACCAGCACGGCTGACGCGCTTGCGTGATAAAGCTCGATATCTGGCCGAAGCGGGTGTTGACTACTTATTGTGCGTTAAATTTGATCCGCGTTTTGCAGCGAATACTGCGCAAGCTTTCGTTGCTCAGTTGCTGGTAGAGAAGTTGGGTGTTAAGTTTTTAACGGTTGGCGATGATTTCCGCTTTGGCGCAGAGCGTCAGGGGGATTTTCAGCTGTTACAACAGGCGGGGGCTGAATTTGGCTTTGATGTCATCAGCACTGACAGCTTCTGTGACAGCGGGTTACGCATTAGCAGCACCGCGATTCGTCAGGCGCTTCATGATGACGATCTGGTGCAGGCTGAGGTGTTACTTGGTCACCCGTACAGTATTTCTGGCCGTGTGGTTCACGGTGATGAACTGGGGCGGACGATTGGCTTCCCCACGGCGAATTTGCCGTTAAAACGTTTAGTCGCTCCGGTAAAAGGAGTGTATGCGGTTGATGTTTATGGCTTGGGTCCAGAGCCATTGCCCGGTGTTGCCAATATTGGCACCCGGCCTACTGTTGCCGGTGTTCGCCAGCAGCTAGAGGTTCATCTGCTTGATGTCACAATGGATCTTTATGGGCGTCATATTGATGTGGTGCTCCGCGCAAAACTGCGCAATGAACAGCGTTTTGCTTCGCTCGATGCCCTGAAGCAGCAAATCGCCAATGATGTGGTGACGGCCCGAACATTTTTCGGGCTAAAGACACCGGTTTAATATTTCTAGCCGAAACGGAACCGAGAATCTAATGAGTGACTACAAGAATACCCTGAATTTACCTGAAACAGGGTTCCCGATGCGCGGCGATCTGGCTAAGCGTGAACCTGACATGCTGAAACGTTGGTATGAGCAGGATCTGTATGGGATTGTTCGTACGGCCAAGAAAGGTAAAAAGACCTTTATTTTGCACGACGGCCCTCCTTATGCGAACGGCAACATTCACATTGGTCACTCTGTTAACAAAATTCTCAAAGATATTATTGTTAAATCGAAAGGAATGGCTGGCTACGACTCACCTTATATCCCAGGTTGGGACTGCCACGGTCTGCCGATCGAGTTAAAAGTTGAGCAGCTAATTGGTAAGCCGGGCGAGAAAGTTAGTGCCGCGGAGTTCCGTGCTGCCTGCCGCAAATATGCGGCTGAACAGGTTGAAGGCCAGAAAGCGGACTTTATCCGCCTGGGCGTATTGGGCGATTGGGACCATCCCTATTTGACGATGGATTTCAAAACCGAAGCCAATATCATTCGTGCGTTAAGCAAAATCATTGATAACGGCCACCTGCACAAAGGCGCGAAGCCGGTACATTGGTGTACTGATTGCGGCTCCTCATTGGCTGAAGCTGAAGTTGAATATTACGACAAAACCTCACCTTCTATTGATGTGCGTTTTAATGCCGTCGATGCTGCCGCCGTGAGTGCAAAATTTGGCGCAACTCAGGTCAACGGCCCAATTTCACTGGTTATCTGGACTACCACGCCATGGACCCTGCCCGCCAACCGTGCAATTTCGCTGAATGCTGAGTACATCTATCAACTGGTGCAGGTTGACGGCGAATGCCTGATTCTGGCGGAAGATCTGGTTGAGAGTGTTATGAAGCGCGCCGGTATCGCTGAATGGGCGGTGTTGGGAAGCTGCAAAGGCGCTGATCTCGAACTGCTGCGCTTTAACCATCCGTTTATGGGCTTTGACGTCCCGGCGATTTTAGGCGATCACGTAACACTGGATGCCGGTACTGGCGCGGTGCACACGGCCCCAGGCCATGGCCCAGATGACTTTGTTATCGGTCAAAAATATGGTTTGGAAGTGGCGAATCCGGTTGGCCCGAACGGCTGCTATTTGGCGGGGACTTATCCAACGCTAGATGGTCTGTTTGTGTTTAAAGCCAACGATGTGATCGTTGAGCTGCTGCGCGAGAAAGGCGCACTGCTGAAAGTTGAAAAACTGGTCCACAGCTACCCATGCTGCTGGCGTCACAAAACGCCAATTATCTTCCGTGCTACGCCACAATGGTTTATCAGCATGGATCAGAAAGGTTTGCGTAAGCAGTCACTGGAAGAGATCAAAGGTGTGCAGTGGATCCCAGATTGGGGCCAGGCGCGTATCGAAACCATGGTGGCTAATCGCCCAGATTGGTGTATTTCGCGCCAGCGTACTTGGGGCGTGCCGATGTCTCTGTTTGTGCACAAAGAGACCGAAGCACTTCACCCGCGCAGCACTGAGCTGATGGAAGAAGTGGCCAAACGTGTTGAGCAAGACGGTATTCAAGCATGGTGGGATCTGGATCTTGCTGAGATTTTAGGTGCCGATGCTGCCGATTACACCAAAGTGCCAGACACGCTAGACGTCTGGTTTGACTCAGGTTCAACTCACTCTTCGGTGGTTGACGTGCGCCCAGAGTTTGGTGGTCATAGCCCAGATATGTATCTGGAAGGTTCTGACCAGCACCGTGGTTGGTTTATGTCGTCACTGATGATTGCAACCGCGATGAAGGGCAAAGCGCCTTATCGTCAGGTGCTGACTCACGGCTTCACCGTTGATGGTCAGGGCCGTAAAATGTCCAAATCCATCGGCAACACCATCAGCCCGCAAGATGTGATGAACAAACTGGGTGGCGACATTCTGCGCTTGTGGGTGGCATCGACTGACTATACCGGCGAAATCGCTGTTTCTGACGAAATTCTGAAACGTTCCGCTGACTCCTATCGCCGTATCCGTAACACCGCGCGCTTCTTGCTGGCTAACCTGAATGGTTTTGATCCAGCGCAGCATCAGGTGAAACCCGAAGAGATGGTGGTGGTAGATCGCTGGGCCGTGGGCCGTGCTCAAGCCGCTCAAGCCGAGATCATGGCAGCGTATGAAAATTATGATTTCCACTTGGTGGTACAGCGATTGATGCAGTTCTGTTCGGTTGAGATGGGCTCCTTCTATCTGGATATCATCAAAGACCGCCAGTACACCGCGAAAGGCGACAGCGTTGCCCGCCGTAGCTGCCAGACTGCGCTATTCCATATCGCCGAAGCATTGGTTCGCTGGATGGCACCAATCATGTCCTTCACTGCAGACGAGATCTGGAATCAACTGCCAGGGGAACGTCCGCAATACGTCTTCACTGAAGAGTGGTATGACGGGCTGTTCGGATTGGCGGGCGACGAGAGCATGAACGATACTTTCTGGGCCGAGCTGTTGAAAGTCCGTGGCGAAGTGAACAAAGTCTTAGAGCAAGCCCGTAGCGATAAACGTATCGGCGGTTCTCTGGAAGCCGCAGTGACCCTATACGCAGAGTCTGAATTGGCTGCACGTTTGAACAGTTTGCAGGACGAATTGCGCTTTGTGTTACTGACCTCTGCTGCGAAAGTCGCAGATTATGCCGAAGCAGGTGATGATGCGCTGCAAAGTGAACTGATTGCAGGGCTGAAAATTACCTTTAATAAAGCTGACGGTGAGAAGTGCCCACGTTGCTGGCACTACACTCAAGACGTCGGTTTGGTAGCGGAACATGCTGAGCTGTGCGGCCGCTGTGTCACTAACGTTGCCGGTGACGGTGAAGAGCGTAAATTTGCCTAATGAGTAAGCCAATTTGTTCGACCGGATTGCGCTGGCTATGGCTGGCGGTGCTGGTGGTGATTTTGGATCTTGGCAGCAAACAGTGGGTCATGACCCACTTTGCGCTGTATGAATCTATGCCACTGATTCCTTTTTTCAATATGACTTACGCACAGAATTATGGCGCGGCATTTAGCTTCCTGGCGGACAAAAGTGGCTGGCAGCGCTGGTTCTTTGCTGGGATAGCCATCGGCATCTCAGTTATATTGATGGTGATGATGTATCGCTCAACAGCAAAACAACGCCTGATAAACTGTGCATACGCATTAATTATCGGTGGTGCACTCGGCAACTTATTTGACCGCTTAGTGCATGGCGCAGTGAACGACTTCATCGATTTTTACGTCAATAACTGGCATTTCCCGACGTTCAATCTAGCTGATGTCGCGATCTGCATTGGTGCTGCGTTGGTGATATTTGAAGGCTTCTTGAGTCCGGCTGATAAAACGGCGATTGATAAAGGTGAGTGATATGTCCGAAGTTGTACAAGGCTATCAGGTACAAGACAGCAGTGCTGTACTGGTGCACTTTACTCTGAAGCTGGAAGATGGCTCCACGGCTGAATCAACCCATATTCACGGGAAGCCTGCGCTGTTTCGTTTAGGTGATGATAGTCTTTCTGACGCGCTAGAGCAGCAGCTGATTGGTTTGAAAGTGGGTGCTAAGCACACTTTCACTTTACAACCTGAAGATGCGTTTGGCTTAGAAAGTCCTGATCTGGTTCAGTATTTTACTCAGCGTGACTTTGCGCTAACCGGGGTGCCAGATGCTGGTACCATCATGCTGTTTACCGCTCGCGATGGCAGTGAAATGCCAGGTGTGGTGCGAGAGGTGGCAGAAGAGTCCATTACTGTTGATTTTAATCACCCGTTGGCAGGGCATGTCGTCAGCTTTGAAATTGAAGTGCTGGAGATTGACCCCCAACAGGAGGCTATCCATGCAGATATTGCTGGCTAATCCACGCGGCTTTTGCGCAGGCGTTGATCGGGCTATCAGTATTGTTGAGCGTGCTATCGAGATGTATGGCGCGCCAATTTATGTGCGGCATGAAGTGGTCCATAACCGCTATGTGGTTGATAGCCTGCGTGAGCGCGGGGCTATCTTTATCGAAGAGATCTCTGAGGTGCCCGATGGCTCCATTCTGATTTTCTCGGCCCATGGCGTTTCGCAGGCCGTTCGCGCAGAAGCCCGTGAGCGTAAGTTGACGATGCTGTTTGATGCGACCTGCCCGTTGGTGACTAAGGTGCACATGGAGGTTGCGCGCGCCAGTCGTAAAGGTAAAGAAGCTATCCTGATAGGCCACGCAGGTCATCCAGAAGTCGAAGGGACGATGGGGCAATACAGTAACCCGAAAGGGGGGATGTATCTGGTTGAGTCACCGGATGATGTCTGGGGGCTGAATGTAAAAGACGAGAATAATCTGTGCTTTATGACACAGACGACCTTGTCTGTCGACGACACCTCTGCGGTTATCGATGCCTTACATAAACGTTTTCCGAAGATTGTTGGCCCGCGTAAAGATGATATCTGCTACGCCACTACCAACCGGCAAGAAGCGGTGCGGAATTTGGCGAATGATGCCGATCTGGTGCTGGTGGTTGGCTCGAAAAACTCATCTAACTCCAACCGTTTAGCCGAACTGGCACAGCGCATGGGGAAACCGGCCTACCTGATTGACTCTGCGGTTGATATCCAAGAGTCATGGTTGCTGGGAGCGGCGCGGATTGGTGTCACGGCAGGTGCCTCGGCCCCGGATATACTGGTACAGCAAGTGATTGCTCGCCTGCAAGCACTCGGCGCCGGCGGCTCCATTGAACTTAGTGGCCGCGAAG comes from Yersinia bercovieri ATCC 43970 and encodes:
- the lspA gene encoding signal peptidase II; translation: MSKPICSTGLRWLWLAVLVVILDLGSKQWVMTHFALYESMPLIPFFNMTYAQNYGAAFSFLADKSGWQRWFFAGIAIGISVILMVMMYRSTAKQRLINCAYALIIGGALGNLFDRLVHGAVNDFIDFYVNNWHFPTFNLADVAICIGAALVIFEGFLSPADKTAIDKGE
- the fkpB gene encoding FKBP-type peptidyl-prolyl cis-trans isomerase → MSEVVQGYQVQDSSAVLVHFTLKLEDGSTAESTHIHGKPALFRLGDDSLSDALEQQLIGLKVGAKHTFTLQPEDAFGLESPDLVQYFTQRDFALTGVPDAGTIMLFTARDGSEMPGVVREVAEESITVDFNHPLAGHVVSFEIEVLEIDPQQEAIHADIAG
- the ispH gene encoding 4-hydroxy-3-methylbut-2-enyl diphosphate reductase, producing MQILLANPRGFCAGVDRAISIVERAIEMYGAPIYVRHEVVHNRYVVDSLRERGAIFIEEISEVPDGSILIFSAHGVSQAVRAEARERKLTMLFDATCPLVTKVHMEVARASRKGKEAILIGHAGHPEVEGTMGQYSNPKGGMYLVESPDDVWGLNVKDENNLCFMTQTTLSVDDTSAVIDALHKRFPKIVGPRKDDICYATTNRQEAVRNLANDADLVLVVGSKNSSNSNRLAELAQRMGKPAYLIDSAVDIQESWLLGAARIGVTAGASAPDILVQQVIARLQALGAGGSIELSGREESIVFEVPKELRVDIKQID